In Electrophorus electricus isolate fEleEle1 chromosome 14, fEleEle1.pri, whole genome shotgun sequence, a single window of DNA contains:
- the narf gene encoding nuclear prelamin A recognition factor has translation MSEVNIARKKEKCENCTKQCNKKQSDDAVGSMKEWGVDNGQVSGHLPAQPVLLSACLSCEGCVSDEESQKISQQNLQEISHVLDLNKKCDASKHKVLVVSVCPQSLPFFAVKFHLDIPEAAQKLCGFLKSVGVKYVFDTTLATSFSILESQREFVQRYRRKHHDTHAMPMFTSSCPGWIRYAEHVLGSLVTPHICTARSPQQIMGSLVKDYFSRQQKLAPHQVYHVVVAPCFDKKLEAVRDEFFTSLLESRDVDCVLTSGEILHLMEQSNVSVEDADCVPLDHVIGEIGDPSLTRHDSRRSEGFLEHIYKYAAKELFGLDVQEIVYKTLRNRDFQEVVLERDGETLLQFAAVYGFRNIQTLVHRMRKGRVPYQLVEVLSCPGGCVSGRGQAEGEGGRPDRALVQQMEEAYSSLPVRLPEASLQVQRLYQDWLEGQDSPRAQQTLHTQYSSHTQLPLHTLIPDIQW, from the exons ATGTCTGAAGTTAACAttgcaagaaaaaaagagaagtgcGAAAATTGCACTAAGCAG TGCAATAAGAAACAGAGTGATGATGCTGTAGGCTCAATGAAGGAATGGGGTGTTGACAATGGACAG gTGAGCGGGCATCTCCCAGCCCAGCCAGTGTTGCTGAGTGCATGTCTCTcctgtgagggctgtgtgtcTGATGAAGAGAGTCAGAAAATATCTCAGCAAAACCTACAAGAAATCAGCCATGTTCTTGACCTAAATAAG aaatGTGATGCCTCGAAGCACAAAGTgctggttgtgtctgtgtgtcctcaGTCCTTGCCGTTTTTTGCTGTCAAATTTCATCTGGATATCCCAGAGGCTGCACAAAAGCTCTGCGGCTTCCTGAAGAGTGTGG GagttaaatatgtatttgacaCAACACTGGCTACTAGCTTCAGTATTCTGGAGAGCCAGAGGGAATTTGTACAGCGGTATCGTCGCAAGCATCACGACACTCATGCAATGCCAATGTTCACCTCCTCATGTCCAG GATGGATCCGCTATGCAGAACATGTGCTCGGAAGTCTCGTCACTCCCCATATCTGTACAGCAAGGTCACCTCAGCAGATCATGGGCTCTCTGGTCAAAGACTATTTCAGCAGGCAGCAG AAGCTGGCCCCACACCAGGTCTACCATGTAGTGGTGGCTCCCTGCTTCGATAAGAAACTGGAAGCAGTGAGAGATGAGTTCTTCACCAGCCTGCTGGAGTCCAGAGATGTGGACTGTGTGCTTACCTCAG GGGAAATTTTGCACCTGATGGAGCAGAGTAATGTGTCTGTGGAGGATGCTGATTGTGTTCCTCTGGATCACGT gaTTGGTGAGATTGGTGATCCAAGCTTGACAAGGCACGACAGCCGAAGATCAGAAGGCTTCCTAGAGCACATTTACAAATATGCAGCCAAAGAACTCTTTGGCCTGGATGTTCAAGAGATTGTGTACAAGACTCTCAG GAACCGAGACTTCCAGGAGGTGGTGCTAGAACGTGATGGAGAAACGCTGCTCCAGTTTGCTGCAGTCTATGGTTTCCGGAACATTCAGACACTCGTACACCGCATGCGAAAAGGAAGAGTGCCCTACCAGCTAGTGGAGGTCCTGTCCTGCCCTGGAG GCTGTGTGAGTGGGCGTGGTCaagcagagggggagggaggcaggCCCGACCGAGCCCTAGTCCAGCAAATGGAGGAGGCCTACAGCAGTCTTCCTGTGCGTCTGCCTGAGGCCAGCCTCCAAGTCCAGCGCCTTTACCAGGACTGGCTAGAAGGCCAGGACTCTCCGCGTGCCCAACAGACCCTCCACACCCAGTACAGCAGCCATACGCAACTGCCCCTCCACACCCTCATCCCTGATATACAGTGGTGA
- the LOC113572788 gene encoding cytochrome b-245 chaperone 1 homolog produces MVYMVVEKHTADVLHLKRSPGIRSWSLLVGIASVGLAAAYYSSDSVLWKLFYITGCLFVALQNMEEWEDAVFDKSKGKIELKTFSLYTKILTLWRKGHDKVLLDLRHLRDISVQEEKVRYLGKGYVLVLRMATGFSHPLTQNATIGGQSDVEALVALLKRFLELEALQHHLEEEEEDCDEDEDDFEQLGVEGDDESSDSRDDSELTSQ; encoded by the exons ATGGTGTACATGGTAGTTGAGAAACACACTGCTGATGTTCTCCATCTGAAGAGATCACCTGGGATTCGATCATGGTCCCTACTTGTTG GGATTGCCTCAGTTGGCCTGGCTGCAGCATATTACAGTTCTG ATAGTGTGTTATGGAAACTATTCTATATAACTGGCTGCTTATTTGTCGCACTACAAAATATGGAGGAGTGGGAA GATGCAGTGTTTGACAAATCTAAGGGTAAAATAGAGCTGAAAACATTTAGTCTGTATACCAAGATACTTACCCTGTGGAGAAAGGGACATGATAAAG TTTTGCTGGATTTGCGGCACCTGCGTGACATAAGTGTTCAAGAGGAAAAAGTGCGATATTTGGGAAAGGGCTATGTCCTGGTCCTAAGGATGGCCACTGGATTCTCTCATCCCCTGACTCAGAATGCTACAATTGGGGGACAGAG TGATGTGGAGGCACTTGTAGCCCTTCTGAAGCGTTTCTTGGAACTTGAAGCACTGCAGCATCAcctggaagaggaagaggaagattgtgatgaagatgaggatgacTTTGAGCAGCTGGGTGTGGAAGGGGATGATGAGAGTAGTGATTCAAGGGATGACAGTGAACTGACCTCTCAATGA
- the dnajb12b gene encoding dnaJ homolog subfamily B member 12b — MEVNKDEAERCIDIAVNAIKSNQVYKAHRLLEKAQRLFPTDKAKALLASLQQNGHPPTPSNSAGSRETPSDLQESSDNHRIQEDTGTDSAKSYTTEQVDAVKRIKQCKNYYEILGVQKDASDDDLKKAYRKLALKFHPDKNHAPGATEAFKAIGNAYAVLSNPEKKRLYDEYGEVRAHAGRHSHSNEDFQPDISPEDLFNMFFGGGFPSSNVHMYSNGRMHFSQRRGERREQRGGGLTLFVQLMPLLILVIVSALSQMLVAEPPYSLTLRPSVGHTHKRLTETLRVPYYVSERFSQEHNSVSLRQVERDVEDEYISMLRDNCWREKQQKDGLLYRARYFGDAELYQRAQRMATPSCSRLAKVQASLHG; from the exons ATGGAAGTAAATAAGGATGAAGCGGAACGTTGTATTGATATTGCAGTTAACGCAATAAAGAGTAACCAAGTTTACAAAGCGCACCGACTTCTAGAAAAAGCACAGCGACTCTTTCCGACCGACAAGGCAAAAG CATTGTTGGCGTCTCTGCAGCAGAATGGACATCCCCCCACTCCCAGCAATTCTGCAGGAAGCAGAGAAACTCCTTCAGATTTACAGGAAAGCTCTGACAACCACAGAATTCAAGAGGACACGGGCACTGACTCAGCCAAATCTTACACCACAGAACAAGTGGATGCTGTCAAAAG gataaaacaatgtaaaaactACTATGAGATTCTTGGAGTACAGAAAGATGCTTCAGATGATGACCTTAAAAAAGCATACAGGAAATTGGCGCTCAAGTTCCATCCTGATAAGAATCATGCCCCAGGGGCTACAGAAGCATTTAAGG CCATTGGGAATGCATACGCAGTGCTGTCGAACCCAGAGAAGAAGCGTCTGTATGACGAGTATGGGGAGGTGCGAGCCCATGCTGGCAGACACAGTCATTCTAATGAAGACTTCCAGCCCGATATCTCACCAGAGGATCTCTTTAACATGTTCTTTGGAGGAGGATTTCCCTCTa GTAACGTTCACATGTACAGCAATGGCCGAATGCACTTCAGTCAACGGCgtggtgagaggagagagcagagaggt GGCGGCTTGACTCTCTTCGTACAGCTCATGCCCCTCCTTATCCTTGTAATCGTGTCTGCTCTTAGCCAGATGTTGGTGGCCGAGCCTCCCTATAGCTTGACCCTCAGACC GTCAgtgggccacacacacaagcggtTGACGGAGACTCTGCGTGTGCCATACTACGTGAGCGAGCGCTTCAGCCAGGAGCACAACAGTGTGAGTCTGAGGCAGGTGGAGCGTGATGTGGAGGACGAGTACATCTCCATGCTCCGGGACAACTGCTGGAGGGAGAAGCAACAGA AGGACGGTTTGCTATACCGCGCACGCTATTTTGGGGATGCAGAGCTGTACCAGAGGGCCCAGAGAATGGCCACTCCTTCCTGCTCCAGGCTGGCCAAGGTTCAGGCTTCTCTCCATGGATAA
- the slc9a3r1a gene encoding Na(+)/H(+) exchange regulatory cofactor NHE-RF1a: MSSNLRPRLCVVEKGADGYGFHLHGEKGKPGQFIRLVEPNSPAEISGLLAGDRVAFVNGERVEGESHQQVVSRIRAVTGKLDLIVIDAETEQLLKEHNLKCQIEFVTGGIPLPRSESDSKDEDKNDTPMEPTPVSNTNGDIAIDRLSVSSKESKNELRPRLCHMKKGAMGYGFNLHSEKSKPGQCIRAVDEGSPAEQSGLRPQDKVVEVNGVSVLGMQHSDVVAAIKAGGDELRMLVVDPDTEAFFSQCQVQPTEQHLTGPLPEPAPSGGADEELKEEGPEETQPSALASPATPMASSTSSTPTAAVACSPPPEEKPEEKGLCVDEGSDLDLNMSLQQAKERAHQKRSNKRAPPMDWSKRSELFSNL; the protein is encoded by the exons ATGTCAAGCAATCTTAGGCCTAGATTGTGTGTTGTAGAAAAGGGTGCTGATGGTTATGGTTTTCATCTCCACGGTGAGAAGGGGAAGCCGGGTCAATTCATCCGGCTTGTGGAACCGAATTCTCCAGCTGAGATATCGGGTCTACTTGCCGGGGACAGAGTTGCGTTTGTTAATGGAGAGAGAGTAGAAGGAGAAAGTCATCAGCAAGTTGTCTCCCGGATACGAGCTGTTACAGGCAAACTGGATCTCATTGTAATTGATGCTGAGACGGAGCAACTACTTAAAGAGCATAACCTGAAGTGCCAAATAGAATTCGTCACCGGGGGCATTCCATTGCCGAGAAGCGAATCGGACAGCAAAGACGAAGATAAGAATGATACACCAATGGAACCAACGCCTGTTTCAAACACAAACGGTGACATTGCCATCGACAGGCTGAGCGTGAGCTCCAAG GAGTCCAAGAATGAGCTTCGTCCTCGTCTCTGTCACATGAAGAAGGGGGCGATGGGTTATGGCTTTAACCTCCACAGTGAGAAATCCAAACCGGGTCAGTGTATCAGGGCGGTGGACGAAGGCTCCCCCGCCGAGCAATCTGGACTTCGGCCCCAAGATAAAGTGGTGGAG GTGAACGGCGTGTCCGTCCTGGGCATGCAGCACTCAGATGTGGTGGCTGCAATCAAGGCAGGTGGAGACGAGCTCCGGATGTTGGTGGTGGACCCAGACACTGAGGCCTTCTTCAGCCAGTGCCAAGTTCAGCCCACCGAGCAGCACCTGACAG GCCCTCTTCCTGAACCTGCTCCCAGTGGAGGTGCAGATGAAGAG TTGAAGGAGGAGGGGCCTGAGGAGACCCAGCCCAGCGCGTTGGCGAGTCCTGCTACACCCATGGCTTCCTCCACCTCATCCACACCTACTGCTGCTGTGGCCTGCAGCCCACCACCTGAG GAGAAGCCAGAGGagaagggtttgtgtgtggatgaaGGTTCAGATCTGGATCTGAACATGTCCCTGCAGCAGGCTAAGGAGCGTGCACATCAAAAACGCTCCAACAAAAGAGCGCCACCTATGGACTGGAGCAAACGTAGTGAGCTCTTCAGCAATCTGTAA